A region from the Sandaracinus amylolyticus genome encodes:
- the acs gene encoding acetate--CoA ligase, with translation MSQASIQSVSRESRIFAPQDEFARQARVSSREGYEELYRRSVDDPDAFWLEIATEDFHWFKKPTQGLDWSNPPHAKWFADGTTNLAYNCLDRHLVGSHRNKAAIIFEGEPGDVRVLTYQQLHREVCRFANVLGKLGVKQGDCVAIYMGMVPEAAIAMLACARIGAIHTVIFGGFAAEAVRDRVNDAKAKLIVTQDGAWRRGNLVPLKENVDRAMRETPGVKHTIVLKRTGNEVAMDRGRDLWWHEMVETVSAQHRAAELPAEHPLFILYTSGTTGKPKGVLHTTGGYMVGAATTSKFVFDLREDDTYWCTADVGWVTGHSYIAYGPLANGATCLMYEGAPNHPDPGRFWSIIERHGVTILYTAPTAIRAFVKWGDQYPMKHDLSSLRLLGTVGEPINPEAWMWYRRVIGNERCPIVDTWWQTETGAMMMTPLPGAISTKPGSCTVPFFGVVPKVLREDGTEAGPNEGGLLVIEKPWPSMMRTVYGDDQRFKDTYWSRFEGKYFTGDGARKDEDGFFWVMGRVDDVVNVAGHRLGTAEVESALVAHKSVAEAAVVGRPDELKGQGLVAFVTLKQGEAPTKALKAALLEHVAQEIGKFARPDEIRFTDGLPKTRSGKIMRRLLKELASGNEVKGDMTTLEDFSVLAKLRADEE, from the coding sequence CAGGACGAGTTCGCGAGGCAGGCGCGCGTCTCGTCGCGCGAGGGATACGAGGAGCTCTATCGCCGCAGCGTCGACGATCCCGACGCGTTCTGGCTGGAGATCGCGACCGAGGACTTCCACTGGTTCAAGAAGCCGACGCAGGGCCTCGACTGGTCGAACCCGCCGCACGCGAAGTGGTTCGCCGACGGCACCACGAACCTCGCCTACAACTGCCTCGATCGGCACCTCGTGGGATCGCACCGCAACAAGGCGGCGATCATCTTCGAGGGCGAGCCGGGCGACGTGCGCGTGCTGACCTATCAGCAGCTGCACCGCGAGGTCTGCCGCTTCGCGAACGTGCTCGGCAAGCTCGGCGTGAAGCAGGGCGACTGCGTCGCGATCTACATGGGCATGGTGCCCGAGGCCGCGATCGCGATGCTCGCGTGCGCGCGCATCGGCGCGATCCACACCGTGATCTTCGGCGGCTTCGCGGCGGAGGCGGTGCGCGATCGCGTGAACGACGCGAAGGCGAAGCTGATCGTCACGCAGGACGGCGCGTGGCGTCGCGGCAACCTCGTGCCGCTCAAGGAGAACGTCGATCGCGCGATGCGCGAGACGCCCGGCGTGAAGCACACGATCGTGCTCAAGCGCACCGGCAACGAGGTCGCGATGGATCGCGGCCGCGATCTCTGGTGGCACGAGATGGTCGAGACGGTGAGCGCGCAGCATCGCGCCGCCGAGCTCCCGGCGGAGCACCCGCTCTTCATCCTCTACACGTCGGGCACGACGGGGAAGCCGAAGGGCGTGCTGCACACGACCGGCGGCTACATGGTCGGCGCGGCGACCACGAGCAAGTTCGTGTTCGACTTGCGCGAAGACGACACTTACTGGTGCACGGCCGACGTCGGCTGGGTCACGGGCCACAGCTACATCGCGTACGGTCCGCTCGCGAACGGCGCGACGTGCCTGATGTACGAGGGCGCGCCGAACCACCCGGATCCCGGGCGCTTCTGGTCGATCATCGAGCGGCACGGGGTGACGATCCTCTACACGGCGCCGACCGCGATCCGCGCGTTCGTGAAGTGGGGCGACCAGTACCCGATGAAGCACGACCTCTCGTCGCTGCGCCTGCTCGGCACCGTGGGAGAGCCGATCAACCCCGAGGCGTGGATGTGGTACCGCCGCGTGATCGGGAACGAGCGCTGCCCGATCGTCGACACGTGGTGGCAGACCGAGACCGGCGCGATGATGATGACGCCGCTGCCCGGCGCGATCTCGACGAAGCCCGGCTCGTGCACCGTGCCGTTCTTCGGCGTGGTGCCGAAGGTGCTGCGCGAGGACGGCACCGAGGCGGGCCCGAACGAGGGCGGTCTGCTCGTGATCGAGAAGCCGTGGCCCTCGATGATGCGCACGGTCTACGGCGACGATCAGCGCTTCAAGGACACGTACTGGTCGCGCTTCGAGGGGAAGTACTTCACGGGCGACGGCGCGCGGAAGGACGAGGACGGGTTCTTCTGGGTGATGGGGCGCGTCGACGACGTGGTGAACGTCGCGGGGCATCGCCTCGGCACCGCGGAGGTCGAGAGCGCGCTCGTCGCGCACAAGAGCGTCGCGGAGGCCGCGGTCGTCGGGCGTCCCGACGAGCTCAAGGGACAGGGGCTCGTCGCGTTCGTCACGCTCAAGCAGGGCGAGGCGCCGACGAAGGCGCTCAAGGCCGCGCTGCTCGAGCACGTCGCGCAGGAGATCGGCAAGTTCGCGCGACCCGACGAGATCCGCTTCACCGATGGCCTGCCGAAGACGCGCAGCGGCAAGATCATGCGTCGTCTGCTCAAGGAGCTCGCGTCGGGCAACGAGGTGAAGGGCGACATGACGACGCTCGAGGACTTCTCGGTGCTCGCGAAGCTGCGCGCCGACGAGGAGTGA
- a CDS encoding hybrid sensor histidine kinase/response regulator, with protein sequence MGTGAHDAKRDPARDDPSREERSARRARLLVITGAALAAFVAGEVALLPHTFALHAFVDVSWTLAALYTTYRAARTARSKRRAHEARPWWWLAAGTGAWFAGMLVWDWYELVQRVVTPFPTLAEVGFLATPICWSAALFSMRGAAPSEHFTWKQLGELGVVLATLTITSSLVLYAPAADHEAGPLFLATALAYPVLHLGALGFGLIGLSRQPSGARRRIYALVLAAVAMLSGVTTFYAVSLLTRSYETGDALDVFWLGAFALVVWAASEDEWRTLGEERVDERVRAEDLVVVPIAVLTIALAIGIFRDRWRPELAPVYLIGGVCFAIAIAMREWGAHRIERALRDDARAEADRHRRLVDSAPLGIGRVDATGRVLESNARFDALLGERSRLLGSSDWEGIGIAPLVRRALETRSRVVTDAPLALGGASLRVSVSPDHDGDRGALVLIEDVTESQRLQSELLQSQKMQAVGTLAGGIAHDFNNLLSGMIASVTLLKRRATGNDASLLEHMEQSMWRGAELTQRLLALSRRRDPVRSLVDVGAVIERVVALLSRSVDETIAVRVQLPSSRVTFHGDGGQLEQALLNLGINARDAMRPRGGDLVYTLGVEQSGDSRVAAIRVTDGGSGIPVELRERIFEPFFTTKDPGEGTGLGLAMVYAFVQDHAGSVELDSEVGRGTTFTLRLPATEGGVIAPEPERARELPRGRETILAVDDREAALFALDTILGELGYTVATAANGVEALAEIERRRGLIDVVITDAMMRRMGGRDLLTAMRRRGIDIEVILATGHDAEAHRGLEGFAAVLRKPFDPEETARVVREVLDGRRRGERVPVRSEHEVTKTEIDAADDQAGTG encoded by the coding sequence GTGGGTACGGGGGCTCACGACGCGAAGCGCGATCCCGCGCGAGACGATCCGTCGCGCGAGGAGCGGAGCGCGCGTCGTGCACGCCTGCTCGTGATCACCGGCGCCGCGCTCGCTGCGTTCGTCGCGGGCGAGGTCGCGCTCCTGCCTCACACGTTCGCGCTGCACGCGTTCGTCGACGTCTCGTGGACGCTCGCCGCGCTCTACACGACGTACCGCGCGGCGCGCACCGCGCGCAGCAAGCGGCGCGCGCACGAGGCGCGACCGTGGTGGTGGCTCGCCGCGGGCACCGGCGCGTGGTTCGCGGGCATGCTCGTGTGGGACTGGTACGAGCTCGTCCAGCGCGTCGTCACGCCGTTCCCCACGCTCGCCGAGGTCGGATTCCTCGCGACCCCGATCTGCTGGTCCGCGGCGCTCTTCTCGATGCGCGGCGCCGCGCCGAGCGAGCACTTCACGTGGAAGCAGCTCGGCGAGCTCGGCGTCGTGCTCGCGACGCTCACGATCACGAGCTCGCTCGTGCTCTACGCGCCCGCCGCGGACCACGAGGCGGGGCCGCTCTTCCTCGCGACCGCGCTCGCGTATCCGGTGTTGCACCTCGGCGCGCTGGGCTTCGGGCTGATCGGGCTCTCGCGCCAGCCGAGCGGCGCGCGCCGCCGCATCTACGCGCTCGTGCTCGCGGCGGTCGCGATGCTCTCGGGCGTCACCACGTTCTACGCGGTCTCGCTGCTGACGCGCAGCTACGAGACGGGCGACGCGCTCGACGTGTTCTGGCTCGGCGCGTTCGCGCTCGTGGTGTGGGCCGCCTCGGAGGACGAGTGGCGCACGCTCGGCGAGGAGCGCGTCGACGAGCGCGTGCGCGCCGAGGATCTCGTGGTCGTGCCGATCGCCGTGCTCACGATCGCGCTCGCGATCGGGATCTTCCGCGATCGATGGAGGCCCGAGCTCGCGCCGGTCTACCTGATCGGCGGCGTGTGCTTCGCGATCGCGATCGCGATGCGCGAGTGGGGCGCGCACCGCATCGAGCGCGCGCTGCGCGACGACGCGCGCGCCGAAGCGGACCGCCACCGGCGCCTCGTCGACAGCGCGCCGCTCGGCATCGGGCGGGTCGACGCGACGGGGCGCGTGTTGGAGTCGAACGCGCGCTTCGACGCGCTGCTCGGCGAGCGCAGCCGCTTGCTCGGCAGCAGCGACTGGGAGGGCATCGGGATCGCGCCGCTGGTGCGCCGCGCGCTCGAGACGCGATCGCGCGTGGTGACCGATGCGCCGCTCGCGCTCGGCGGTGCATCGCTGCGCGTCTCGGTGTCGCCCGACCACGACGGAGACCGCGGCGCGCTCGTGCTCATCGAAGACGTGACCGAGTCCCAGCGCCTGCAGAGCGAGCTGCTCCAGTCGCAGAAGATGCAGGCCGTCGGCACGCTCGCGGGCGGGATCGCGCACGACTTCAACAACCTGCTCTCGGGCATGATCGCGAGCGTCACGCTGCTCAAGCGCCGCGCGACGGGCAACGACGCGTCGCTGCTCGAGCACATGGAGCAGTCGATGTGGCGCGGCGCCGAGCTCACGCAGCGCTTGCTCGCGCTCTCGCGGCGTCGCGACCCGGTGCGCTCGCTCGTCGACGTGGGCGCGGTGATCGAACGCGTGGTCGCGCTGCTCTCGCGCAGCGTCGACGAGACGATCGCGGTGCGCGTGCAGCTGCCCTCGTCGCGCGTGACGTTCCACGGCGACGGCGGACAGCTCGAGCAGGCGCTGCTCAACCTCGGCATCAACGCGCGCGACGCGATGCGGCCGCGTGGTGGCGATCTCGTCTATACGCTGGGCGTCGAGCAGAGCGGCGACAGCCGCGTCGCGGCGATCCGCGTGACCGACGGCGGGAGCGGCATCCCGGTCGAGCTGCGCGAGCGCATCTTCGAGCCCTTCTTCACGACGAAGGACCCCGGCGAGGGCACGGGCCTCGGGCTCGCGATGGTGTACGCGTTCGTGCAGGACCACGCGGGCAGCGTCGAGCTCGACTCGGAGGTCGGGCGCGGCACGACCTTCACGCTCCGTCTGCCGGCGACCGAGGGCGGCGTGATCGCGCCCGAGCCCGAGCGTGCGCGTGAGCTCCCGCGCGGTCGCGAGACGATCCTCGCGGTCGACGATCGCGAGGCGGCGCTCTTCGCCCTCGACACGATCCTCGGCGAGCTCGGCTACACGGTCGCGACCGCGGCGAACGGCGTCGAGGCGCTCGCGGAGATCGAGCGCCGTCGCGGCCTGATCGACGTCGTGATCACCGACGCGATGATGCGCCGCATGGGCGGCCGCGACCTGCTCACCGCGATGCGCCGTCGCGGCATCGACATCGAGGTGATCCTCGCGACGGGGCACGACGCCGAGGCGCACCGCGGCCTCGAGGGGTTCGCGGCGGTGCTGCGCAAGCCGTTCGATCCCGAGGAGACCGCACGCGTCGTGCGCGAGGTGCTCGACGGCCGGCGGCGCGGAGAGCGCGTCCCGGTGCGCAGCGAGCACGAGGTGACGAAGACGGAGATCGACGCAGCCGACGACCAGGCGGGCACGGGCTGA
- a CDS encoding MFS transporter, with product MSAPITVPGTLDDQTMSRSAKLAVVVAALGYLVDIYDLILFGVVRRPSLQAIGVTEDQLANVGHLLLDVQMAGMLLGGVVWGVIGDKRGRLSVLFGSILMYSVANIANGFVTDVTTYAILRFVAGIGLAGELGAGVTLVTELLPAKTRGWATTLIAGIGICGALLAVGVSKIATWYVAYWIGGVLGLALLALRVGVFESGMFARIKAKSDVSRGNFLALFTSRDRARRYVGIVLVGVPIWYAIAILVMFGDSIGRAMGMERLPDPAWGLFWCYLGLALGDFASGFASQVMRSRKRALLAFCGLNVVALAYYFTFGSRSTDAFYVGCFVLGIANGYWAVFVTVAAEQFGTNLRATAATTAPNFVRGSVVPVSFVYLGLRDALGGEGVGEATAALIVGVVVIVVSMMSLRAIEETYGKELDFVER from the coding sequence ATGTCCGCTCCCATCACGGTCCCGGGCACGCTCGACGATCAGACGATGTCGCGCAGCGCGAAGCTCGCGGTGGTCGTCGCCGCGCTCGGTTACCTCGTCGACATCTACGATCTGATCCTCTTCGGCGTGGTGCGCCGGCCGAGCCTCCAGGCGATCGGCGTCACCGAGGACCAGCTCGCGAACGTCGGGCACCTGCTGCTCGACGTGCAGATGGCCGGGATGCTGCTCGGCGGCGTGGTGTGGGGCGTGATCGGCGACAAGCGCGGTCGCCTCTCGGTGCTCTTCGGATCGATCCTGATGTACTCGGTCGCGAACATCGCGAACGGGTTCGTGACCGACGTGACGACCTACGCGATCCTGCGCTTCGTCGCGGGCATCGGCCTCGCGGGCGAGCTCGGCGCGGGCGTGACGCTGGTGACCGAGCTGCTGCCCGCGAAGACGCGCGGCTGGGCGACGACGCTCATCGCGGGCATCGGGATCTGCGGCGCGCTGCTGGCGGTCGGCGTGTCGAAGATCGCGACGTGGTACGTCGCGTACTGGATCGGCGGCGTGCTCGGGCTCGCGCTGCTCGCGCTGCGGGTCGGCGTGTTCGAGTCGGGCATGTTCGCGCGCATCAAGGCGAAGAGCGACGTGTCGCGCGGCAACTTCCTCGCGCTCTTCACGAGCCGCGATCGCGCGCGGCGCTACGTCGGGATCGTGCTGGTCGGCGTGCCGATCTGGTACGCGATCGCGATCCTCGTGATGTTCGGCGACTCGATCGGTCGCGCGATGGGCATGGAGCGCCTGCCCGACCCCGCGTGGGGCCTCTTCTGGTGTTACCTCGGGCTCGCGCTGGGCGACTTCGCGAGCGGGTTCGCGAGCCAGGTGATGCGCAGCCGCAAGCGCGCGCTGCTCGCGTTCTGCGGGCTGAACGTCGTCGCGCTCGCGTACTACTTCACGTTCGGCTCGCGCTCGACCGACGCGTTCTACGTCGGCTGCTTCGTGCTCGGGATCGCGAACGGCTACTGGGCGGTGTTCGTGACGGTCGCCGCGGAGCAGTTCGGGACGAACCTGCGCGCGACGGCGGCGACGACCGCGCCGAACTTCGTGCGCGGCTCGGTGGTGCCGGTGTCGTTCGTGTACCTCGGGCTGCGCGACGCGCTCGGCGGCGAGGGAGTCGGCGAGGCCACGGCGGCGCTGATCGTCGGCGTGGTGGTGATCGTCGTGTCGATGATGTCGCTGAGAGCGATCGAAGAGACGTACGGGAAAGAGCTGGACTTCGTGGAGCGGTGA
- a CDS encoding RCC1 domain-containing protein has protein sequence MRTSIISVLVIALVACGGDDDPPGEGGGCETSEQCADGLLCVLGACREECTGYGDCPIGSACLEGDDGARGCRLPEENECTEGACPDDTACTNGACVASCTSSATCGGTECVAGTCEDPAVSRIYCEDLAYCGSGVCDFDVCDDDLAIAPSAITTCALRVSGDVDCAGSDADGMLGDGPTEPEEGGLRGLLLPIVLDEPAMMLGVGAQHACVVMDTSEVRCWGRGDRGQTAIAGSVDAPMIAIAAPTEDASVIDEIAVGAHHACVRRASGAIECWGSDDAGQLGDATDHAACEAGAPCSATPVVVAGLEDVVDLDAGDHATCALRADGRVSCWGRAELLGDAPEGTTSCTIDGTATTCRTTPLEVPGIEGAESIAVGGSHACAIVTDGVVTCWGANDAGQAGGTVALPFAAFAIDVGRAHSCALLSDDRVWCWGATPVAQGAPSPVEAMPASFSVASGRDHACARTYDGETWCWGRNVEAQLARETSSETGEPGRARRSPAGGA, from the coding sequence ATGAGGACATCGATCATCTCAGTGCTCGTGATCGCGCTGGTCGCGTGTGGCGGCGACGACGACCCGCCCGGCGAAGGCGGAGGCTGCGAGACGTCGGAGCAGTGCGCGGACGGACTGCTCTGTGTGCTCGGCGCGTGTCGCGAGGAGTGCACGGGGTACGGTGACTGTCCGATCGGCTCCGCGTGCCTCGAGGGCGACGACGGCGCGCGCGGCTGCCGGCTCCCCGAGGAGAACGAGTGCACCGAGGGCGCGTGCCCCGACGACACGGCGTGCACGAACGGAGCGTGCGTCGCGTCGTGCACGAGCTCGGCGACGTGTGGTGGGACCGAGTGCGTCGCGGGCACGTGCGAGGACCCCGCGGTCTCGCGCATCTACTGCGAGGATCTCGCGTACTGCGGCTCGGGCGTCTGCGACTTCGACGTGTGCGACGACGATCTCGCGATCGCGCCCAGCGCGATCACCACGTGCGCGCTGCGCGTCTCGGGCGACGTCGACTGCGCCGGCAGCGACGCCGACGGGATGCTCGGCGACGGACCGACCGAGCCCGAAGAGGGCGGCCTGCGCGGGCTCCTGCTGCCGATCGTGCTCGACGAGCCGGCGATGATGCTGGGCGTCGGCGCGCAGCACGCGTGCGTCGTGATGGACACGAGCGAGGTGCGCTGCTGGGGCCGCGGCGACCGCGGGCAGACGGCGATAGCGGGCAGCGTCGACGCGCCGATGATCGCGATCGCGGCGCCGACCGAGGACGCGTCGGTGATCGACGAGATCGCCGTGGGCGCGCACCACGCGTGCGTGCGTCGCGCGTCGGGCGCGATCGAGTGCTGGGGGAGCGACGACGCGGGACAGCTCGGCGACGCGACCGATCACGCGGCGTGCGAGGCGGGGGCGCCGTGCAGCGCGACGCCGGTCGTCGTCGCGGGCCTCGAGGACGTCGTCGATCTCGACGCGGGCGATCACGCGACGTGCGCGCTGCGCGCCGACGGACGCGTGTCGTGCTGGGGCCGCGCCGAGCTGCTCGGCGACGCGCCCGAGGGGACGACGAGCTGCACGATCGACGGCACTGCGACGACGTGCCGCACCACGCCGCTCGAGGTCCCGGGCATCGAGGGCGCGGAGTCGATCGCCGTCGGCGGATCGCACGCGTGCGCGATCGTCACCGACGGCGTGGTGACGTGCTGGGGCGCGAACGACGCGGGCCAGGCAGGCGGGACCGTCGCGCTGCCGTTCGCGGCGTTCGCGATCGACGTCGGACGCGCTCACTCGTGCGCGCTGCTCTCGGACGATCGCGTGTGGTGCTGGGGCGCGACGCCGGTCGCGCAGGGCGCGCCGAGCCCCGTCGAGGCCATGCCCGCGTCGTTCTCCGTCGCGAGCGGTCGCGATCACGCGTGCGCCCGGACCTACGACGGCGAGACGTGGTGCTGGGGCCGCAACGTCGAGGCGCAGCTCGCGCGCGAGACGTCGAGCGAGACCGGCGAGCCCGGTCGCGCGCGCAGGAGCCCGGCCGGCGGCGCGTGA
- a CDS encoding peptidoglycan recognition protein, whose translation MDRSFSRALRGLALVCSLLFATTACEQPAAHDEESADDYPELAFGHDEIMETWSLEGDHYVSPQLEAPLGATRVGVMLSTIDVAAEMPELEARGEGEWVAIQNTWSEEGVHVGTADLPGGATAVQVRIEAALVDAIASIAFNAVVPVDANVAPDDELGPEDEAPALTGEEPAVGLTTEDLRSDLASIGVRSRAQWGARRGRCSGRDGRRYRFAIHHTVSPQTGNVAAMVRGFQRYHMDSNGWCDIGYHFLIGGDGTIYEGRPLEQLGAHVGGHNSGNIGIAFVGCFDGVCPRSYGSRTPSDAAVRAAGRLIHKLSRIYGISVSSRNVLGHRQHSGQSTSCPGSQLLARLDTIRSLARSGGGGSSGGDTRPPPLATPSTVAVRWSRGSDRTYTFTSSAPAAVVRVDYYVDGWRIGTVRRSASSDLRIRYRFSSETRNRRFEARGYNSSGAIVARAYGLIEPVPATAVAIRQTGHATYEFSVERAPSGVRSIEVRVDDGYLLRDSVSGDTRSTRLAVRYQFLGLRTRPFEIRMLDGSGRVVRTERRTFTLR comes from the coding sequence ATGGACCGTTCCTTCTCTCGCGCGCTGCGCGGGCTCGCCCTCGTCTGCTCTCTGCTCTTCGCCACGACCGCGTGCGAGCAGCCAGCCGCGCACGACGAGGAGTCCGCCGACGACTACCCCGAGCTCGCGTTCGGGCACGACGAGATCATGGAGACGTGGTCGCTCGAGGGCGATCACTACGTCTCGCCGCAGCTCGAGGCGCCGCTCGGCGCGACGCGCGTCGGCGTAATGCTCTCGACGATCGACGTCGCGGCCGAGATGCCCGAGCTCGAGGCGCGCGGCGAGGGCGAGTGGGTCGCGATCCAGAACACGTGGAGCGAAGAGGGCGTGCACGTCGGCACCGCCGATCTCCCGGGCGGCGCGACCGCGGTGCAGGTGCGCATCGAGGCCGCGCTCGTCGACGCGATCGCGAGCATCGCGTTCAACGCGGTGGTCCCCGTCGACGCGAACGTCGCGCCCGACGACGAGCTCGGCCCCGAGGACGAGGCGCCCGCGCTCACCGGCGAGGAGCCCGCGGTCGGTCTCACGACCGAGGATCTGCGCAGCGATCTCGCGAGCATCGGCGTCCGCTCGCGCGCGCAGTGGGGCGCGCGTCGTGGTCGCTGCAGCGGTCGCGACGGTCGTCGTTATCGCTTCGCGATCCACCACACCGTCTCGCCGCAGACCGGCAACGTCGCGGCGATGGTGCGCGGCTTCCAGCGCTACCACATGGACAGCAACGGCTGGTGCGACATCGGGTACCACTTCCTGATCGGCGGCGACGGCACGATCTACGAGGGGCGCCCGCTCGAGCAGCTCGGCGCGCACGTCGGCGGTCACAACAGCGGCAACATCGGCATCGCGTTCGTCGGCTGCTTCGACGGCGTGTGCCCGCGCAGCTACGGCTCGCGCACCCCGAGCGACGCGGCGGTGCGCGCCGCGGGCCGTCTCATCCACAAGCTCTCGCGCATCTACGGCATCTCGGTCTCCTCGCGGAACGTGCTCGGTCATCGCCAGCACAGCGGGCAGAGCACGTCGTGCCCGGGCTCGCAGCTGCTCGCGCGGCTCGACACGATCCGCTCGCTCGCGCGCTCGGGCGGTGGTGGCTCGTCCGGCGGCGACACGCGTCCGCCTCCGCTCGCGACGCCGTCGACGGTCGCGGTGCGCTGGTCGCGCGGCTCGGATCGCACGTACACGTTCACCTCGAGCGCGCCCGCCGCGGTCGTGCGCGTCGACTACTACGTCGACGGCTGGCGCATCGGCACCGTGCGTCGCAGCGCGAGCAGCGATCTGCGGATCCGCTATCGCTTCAGCAGCGAGACCCGCAACCGCCGCTTCGAGGCGCGCGGCTACAACTCGAGCGGCGCGATCGTCGCGCGCGCCTACGGCCTGATCGAGCCGGTGCCGGCGACGGCGGTCGCGATCCGGCAGACCGGCCACGCGACGTACGAGTTCAGCGTCGAGCGCGCGCCGAGCGGCGTGCGCAGCATCGAGGTCCGCGTCGACGACGGCTACCTCCTGCGCGACAGCGTGAGCGGCGACACCCGCAGCACGCGCCTCGCGGTGCGCTACCAGTTCCTCGGCCTGCGCACCCGGCCCTTCGAGATCCGCATGCTCGACGGCAGCGGCCGCGTGGTGAGGACCGAGCGCCGCACGTTCACGCTTCGTTGA
- a CDS encoding SLC13 family permease — protein MSGDTKDAAEGAPGNARMITGAFLAPLSFVALWLAPLPLEPAAHRLVALFAAVLIAWVTEVVSVAVTALMIGPALVALQITDAGTAFRYYADPLLFLFVGGFMLAEAMQRHGLDRRFANAVVALPFVRGSAWRTQAALVAAAVIVSMWISNTATCAMMLPILLGLPGLERPESRREKDPATGPLLALAYVCSTAGLGTLIGTPPNLITTRLLENAGVRIGFLEWMALGVPAALVLSFVAAAITLRRGGASSAPVSVQPMARAWTRGEKVTALAFVLAVIGWTAPAIAEVAGASFAEAMNDAMHPGAVAVLACLPLFLVPDPAKKNDEGEVPPVLPWSVAVRIDWGVILLFGGGISLGTQLERTGLAASIGRWVVEATGATDVWTLSAIACFATVVLSEVASNTAAANILVPLVIAIAQQLGVSPIPPALAVGVGASVGFMLPIATGPNAMVYATGRVPQTSMMRAGLFLDVACLVLVLVLLRLICPLMGWV, from the coding sequence GTGAGCGGGGACACGAAGGACGCCGCCGAGGGCGCGCCGGGCAACGCGCGCATGATCACCGGCGCGTTCCTCGCGCCGCTCTCGTTCGTCGCGCTCTGGCTCGCGCCACTGCCGCTCGAGCCCGCCGCGCATCGACTCGTCGCGCTGTTCGCCGCGGTGCTGATCGCGTGGGTCACCGAGGTCGTCTCGGTCGCGGTGACCGCGCTCATGATCGGCCCCGCGCTCGTCGCGCTGCAGATCACCGACGCCGGCACCGCGTTCCGCTACTACGCCGATCCGCTGCTCTTCCTGTTCGTCGGCGGGTTCATGCTCGCCGAGGCGATGCAGCGACACGGGCTCGATCGCCGCTTCGCGAACGCGGTGGTCGCGCTGCCCTTCGTGCGCGGATCGGCGTGGCGCACCCAGGCCGCGCTCGTCGCCGCGGCGGTGATCGTCTCGATGTGGATCAGCAACACCGCGACCTGCGCGATGATGCTGCCGATCCTGCTCGGCCTGCCCGGCCTCGAGCGACCCGAGAGCCGCCGCGAGAAGGATCCCGCGACCGGCCCGCTGCTCGCGCTCGCGTACGTGTGCTCGACCGCGGGGCTCGGCACGCTGATCGGCACGCCTCCGAACCTGATCACCACGCGCCTGCTCGAGAACGCCGGCGTGCGCATCGGCTTCCTCGAGTGGATGGCGCTCGGCGTGCCCGCGGCGCTCGTGCTCTCCTTCGTCGCGGCCGCGATCACGCTGCGTCGCGGCGGGGCATCGAGCGCACCGGTCTCGGTGCAGCCGATGGCGCGCGCGTGGACGCGCGGTGAGAAGGTCACCGCGCTCGCGTTCGTGCTCGCGGTGATCGGCTGGACCGCGCCGGCGATCGCCGAGGTCGCGGGCGCGTCGTTCGCCGAGGCGATGAACGACGCGATGCACCCCGGCGCGGTCGCGGTGCTCGCGTGCCTGCCGCTCTTCCTGGTGCCCGATCCCGCGAAGAAGAACGACGAGGGCGAGGTCCCGCCGGTGCTGCCGTGGAGCGTCGCGGTGCGCATCGACTGGGGCGTGATCCTCCTCTTCGGCGGCGGCATCTCGCTCGGCACGCAGCTCGAGCGCACCGGGCTCGCCGCGTCGATCGGTCGATGGGTCGTCGAGGCGACGGGCGCGACCGACGTGTGGACGCTCAGCGCGATCGCGTGCTTCGCGACGGTGGTGCTCAGCGAGGTCGCGTCGAACACCGCGGCCGCGAACATCCTCGTGCCGCTCGTGATCGCGATCGCGCAGCAGCTCGGTGTCTCGCCGATCCCCCCGGCGCTCGCGGTCGGCGTCGGCGCGAGCGTCGGGTTCATGCTGCCGATCGCGACGGGCCCGAACGCGATGGTCTACGCGACGGGCCGCGTCCCCCAGACGTCGATGATGCGCGCCGGGTTGTTCCTCGACGTCGCCTGCCTGGTGCTCGTGCTCGTGCTGTTGCGCCTGATCTGCCCGCTGATGGGATGGGTGTAG